Proteins from a single region of Chloroflexota bacterium:
- a CDS encoding GAF domain-containing protein, with amino-acid sequence MLPDFRSRQRDFLLDIARTITQELELDKLLERILRIAVEMLAGQAGLIALRSEQGAWKVAASHGLSGAFLQQLNPLLAQVPDNDDPARFEIPEVNRLLQSLTRAASQNLLTGVALPLIAQHRVIGLTFIFRAYRTVFSTNDRALLQSFADQAAIAVHNAQLYSQVRREKQRLDALLDSAADGIMILTPDHTIERCNPAFVRLWGDKAEVLQGKSHDHIIRWIRRKQGTSLEEAETGGWPLTPNATLYVEGDIERPNGVPLAVGITYAPLISPEGVLLNIIATIRDITHFREAEELKSTFISVVSHELKTPVALIKGYTSTLRRDDVSWDDEIVQDSLEVIEEEADHLTAMIENLLDASRLQAGGLKLNLADLALNAFVERLAERFRTQIARHTIQVDFPSDFPIVMADEARLGQVLSNLLSNAIKYSPEGGEIRLSGQVRNDQVIMCVQDDGPGIAAGDIPHIFDRFYRADEASRTTKGAGLGLYLTRAIIEAHGGRIWVDPRPGDGARICFSLPR; translated from the coding sequence ATGCTTCCCGATTTCCGCAGTCGACAACGCGATTTTCTCCTCGATATTGCTCGCACCATCACGCAAGAGCTTGAGCTTGATAAACTGCTCGAGCGAATCTTGCGGATTGCCGTCGAAATGCTGGCTGGACAGGCCGGTCTGATTGCCTTGCGTAGTGAGCAGGGCGCCTGGAAAGTAGCCGCGTCGCATGGTCTTTCGGGGGCCTTTTTACAGCAACTCAACCCACTCTTGGCGCAAGTCCCCGACAACGATGACCCGGCGCGTTTTGAAATCCCCGAAGTCAATCGTTTGTTGCAGTCGCTCACCCGCGCAGCCAGTCAAAACCTGCTTACCGGCGTTGCGCTACCGCTGATTGCCCAGCACCGCGTGATTGGCCTGACGTTTATCTTCCGCGCCTATCGTACAGTATTCTCAACAAACGACCGCGCCCTCTTGCAGAGTTTCGCCGATCAGGCGGCCATCGCCGTTCACAACGCACAACTTTATAGTCAGGTGCGGCGTGAAAAACAACGCCTGGATGCACTATTGGATTCGGCTGCCGATGGCATCATGATATTAACGCCCGATCACACCATCGAGCGTTGCAACCCGGCTTTTGTGCGTTTATGGGGAGACAAAGCAGAAGTATTACAAGGCAAATCGCACGATCATATTATTCGCTGGATTCGCCGCAAACAGGGCACCTCTCTCGAAGAAGCGGAAACCGGAGGTTGGCCGCTGACCCCGAACGCGACTCTGTATGTCGAAGGGGATATCGAACGCCCCAACGGGGTGCCTCTGGCCGTGGGCATTACCTACGCCCCGCTGATTTCCCCCGAAGGCGTTTTGCTCAATATCATTGCCACCATTCGAGATATTACCCATTTTCGCGAGGCCGAAGAACTAAAAAGTACCTTTATTTCCGTGGTGAGTCACGAACTAAAGACTCCTGTAGCGTTGATAAAAGGTTACACCAGCACCTTGCGCCGCGATGATGTTTCCTGGGATGACGAAATTGTGCAAGACAGCCTCGAAGTGATTGAGGAAGAAGCCGATCACCTGACCGCGATGATTGAGAATTTGCTCGATGCCTCGCGTCTGCAAGCAGGGGGATTGAAGTTGAATCTTGCAGATTTGGCATTGAATGCCTTTGTTGAACGGCTGGCTGAGCGTTTCCGCACACAAATCGCGCGGCATACAATTCAGGTTGATTTTCCATCTGATTTTCCCATTGTGATGGCCGATGAAGCTCGCCTCGGCCAGGTACTTTCCAACCTGCTTTCAAATGCAATCAAATATTCCCCGGAGGGGGGCGAAATCCGTCTGAGCGGGCAAGTGCGTAACGATCAGGTGATTATGTGTGTGCAGGACGACGGGCCAGGTATTGCTGCCGGGGATATTCCGCACATTTTCGATCGCTTCTACCGCGCCGATGAAGCCAGCCGCACGACCAAGGGGGCAGGCTTGGGGTTATATCTTACTCGGGCGATTATCGAAGCCCACGGCGGGCGCATTTGGGTAGACCCGCGTCCGGGGGATGGTGCGCGCATTTGTTTTTCGCTGCCGCGATAG
- the ychF gene encoding redox-regulated ATPase YchF encodes MSLKIGIVGLPNVGKSTVFNALTRTQNAEVANYPFCTIQPNRAIVPLRDTRLMRLKELTGVPEAIFATIEFVDIAGLVRGASRGEGLGNQFLGNIRDVDAIVHVVRCFDDPNVVHVSGEFDPRMDIETIQLELAIADLEQLERKIERLTSAIKGDRNLIPVMETAQGLKAHLENGNPVSSFPSSNPLTLLIQELRFLTAKPVIFAANVDETGLDGANSCIQIIQTIATGQNSEFVLLCGKLEEELIGMTPDEQKEFLELAGAQESGLEQVIRKGFATLKLISYFTKNEREVRAWQILCGTKAPQAAGIIHNDFERGFIRAEVVPFEIFAEYGSDAALKAAGLLRSEGRDYLVQDGDVILFRFNV; translated from the coding sequence ATGAGCCTGAAAATTGGGATCGTTGGCCTGCCAAATGTTGGAAAAAGCACTGTATTCAACGCGCTTACCCGCACGCAGAACGCCGAAGTCGCCAACTACCCTTTTTGTACGATTCAGCCCAATCGAGCGATTGTACCCTTGAGAGATACGCGCCTGATGCGCTTGAAGGAGCTCACAGGTGTACCCGAGGCCATCTTCGCCACAATCGAATTTGTGGATATTGCCGGTCTGGTTCGGGGCGCCAGCCGAGGCGAAGGGCTGGGGAATCAATTTCTGGGCAATATCCGTGATGTGGATGCGATTGTGCATGTGGTGCGCTGCTTTGATGATCCCAATGTGGTGCATGTCAGTGGGGAGTTTGATCCACGCATGGATATTGAAACCATCCAACTCGAGCTGGCCATTGCCGATCTGGAACAGCTTGAGCGTAAGATCGAACGTCTCACCAGCGCCATCAAAGGGGATCGAAATCTCATCCCGGTGATGGAAACCGCACAGGGGTTGAAAGCGCACCTCGAAAACGGCAACCCGGTTTCAAGTTTCCCTTCGAGCAATCCACTCACCTTACTCATCCAGGAATTGCGCTTCCTGACCGCCAAACCGGTCATCTTCGCTGCCAATGTGGACGAAACCGGGCTTGACGGCGCGAATTCCTGCATACAAATCATCCAGACCATTGCTACGGGGCAAAATTCTGAATTCGTTCTACTATGCGGCAAACTTGAAGAAGAACTCATCGGCATGACCCCGGATGAACAAAAAGAATTCCTGGAGTTGGCAGGCGCGCAAGAGAGTGGCCTCGAGCAGGTGATCCGAAAGGGTTTTGCAACGCTTAAATTAATCAGCTATTTTACAAAAAATGAACGGGAAGTGCGCGCCTGGCAAATTTTGTGCGGCACCAAAGCGCCACAGGCAGCCGGGATCATCCACAATGATTTTGAACGCGGTTTTATCCGGGCGGAGGTAGTACCTTTTGAAATTTTTGCCGAATATGGCAGTGATGCCGCCCTAAAAGCAGCCGGTTTGCTGCGTTCTGAAGGCAGGGATTATTTGGTACAAGATGGGGATGTGATTCTATTCCGTTTCAACGTATAA
- the mscL gene encoding large-conductance mechanosensitive channel protein MscL, protein MLKEFKTFMMRGNVLDMAIGVIIGGAFGAIIKSLVNDVLMPPIGLLLGDVDFSNLFFMLKSGAIPGPYTTLALAQEAGAVTINYGLFINSIIIFLIMAFALFLLIRGVNRMQKEEEAPPAEPTEKECPYCFTTIPLKATRCPHCTSEL, encoded by the coding sequence ATGCTCAAAGAATTCAAAACTTTCATGATGCGCGGCAATGTGCTCGATATGGCAATTGGCGTTATTATTGGCGGCGCTTTCGGCGCCATTATTAAATCTCTCGTCAATGACGTTCTTATGCCGCCAATTGGGCTATTGCTCGGGGATGTAGACTTTTCAAACCTGTTTTTTATGCTGAAGTCCGGCGCAATCCCCGGCCCATACACCACGCTGGCACTGGCTCAGGAGGCCGGAGCAGTGACAATCAACTATGGCCTGTTCATCAACTCCATTATCATTTTCCTGATAATGGCTTTTGCGCTTTTCTTGCTCATTCGCGGTGTCAACCGCATGCAGAAGGAAGAAGAAGCTCCCCCTGCAGAACCCACCGAGAAAGAATGTCCATACTGCTTCACTACAATTCCGCTAAAAGCCACCCGTTGTCCACATTGCACATCGGAACTGTAA
- a CDS encoding FHA domain-containing protein: MILYSDMVSNNHDIPVLIGHEGNLDGQRWMLREDIILGRDHDCGITIQNRQVSRHHARISLTPNGALLEDLNSKNGTHCNGERLTVPTPLVDGDVIYIALAQKFVYLSSDATLPIELEAPLHPAENVKLRIEKRSRRVWINNIELLPPLSASQYKLLEILYEENGNVVSREILMATVWGDDSVMDITNQALDALVRRLRGRLAEIDSVHTYIATVRGHGLRIDNPSQE; this comes from the coding sequence ATGATATTATACTCGGATATGGTGTCGAATAACCACGATATACCAGTATTAATCGGGCATGAGGGCAATCTCGACGGTCAGCGCTGGATGCTAAGAGAAGACATTATCCTGGGCAGGGATCATGACTGCGGCATCACGATTCAGAACCGTCAGGTTTCCCGGCATCACGCACGAATATCGCTCACCCCAAATGGCGCCTTGCTTGAAGATCTCAACAGCAAAAATGGCACGCACTGCAACGGGGAACGCCTTACCGTACCGACGCCATTAGTAGACGGGGATGTTATCTACATTGCTTTGGCGCAAAAATTTGTTTATTTGAGTTCTGATGCCACTTTACCGATTGAATTGGAAGCCCCACTCCACCCCGCAGAGAATGTCAAATTGCGGATAGAAAAACGCTCTAGGCGGGTATGGATCAATAATATTGAATTGCTGCCGCCTTTGTCCGCATCACAATATAAGTTACTCGAGATTCTCTATGAAGAGAATGGCAATGTAGTTTCCAGGGAGATTTTGATGGCTACGGTCTGGGGTGATGATTCTGTTATGGACATCACGAATCAAGCCTTAGATGCGCTGGTACGGCGTTTGCGCGGGCGACTGGCCGAAATTGATTCCGTGCATACCTACATCGCCACAGTCCGCGGTCACGGACTGCGTATTGATAATCCCTCCCAAGAATAA
- a CDS encoding serine/threonine protein kinase, translated as MPVPHHTGDILKERYKINRIIGQGGMGSVYLADDLRLEGRLCALKEVFHDPQISETLRQQSRDQFLREATVLARLDHPNLPKVSDFFAIEERDYLVMDFVPGRDLSVLMTEARLKKEFLDEREVLTWAAQLADALIYLHGQEPSIVHRDIKPSNLKLTPAGVVKLVDFGLVKILASDEITITVVQGRGTAAYTPLEQYGGDAGHTDVRSDVFSFGATLYHMLTNQSPREARDRFLQPGLLVLPRDINTSLSPRTERAILWAMSLHPEERPQSMETFRQALLGDWNPVNQPKSLMPAPTLIDLLASPFERRLIWISLGLLFVSLIATLWQ; from the coding sequence ATGCCTGTACCACATCATACTGGAGATATTCTAAAAGAGCGTTACAAAATAAACCGCATTATCGGTCAGGGCGGTATGGGGAGTGTTTATCTGGCGGATGATCTACGTCTGGAAGGGCGCTTATGCGCTTTGAAAGAAGTATTTCATGACCCGCAGATATCGGAAACTCTGCGCCAACAATCGCGTGATCAATTTTTGCGTGAAGCGACAGTTTTGGCGCGCCTGGACCATCCGAATTTACCTAAGGTATCTGATTTTTTTGCCATTGAAGAACGCGATTACCTGGTCATGGATTTTGTTCCCGGGCGCGATCTAAGCGTGCTGATGACAGAAGCGCGCCTGAAAAAGGAATTTTTGGATGAGCGCGAAGTGCTCACTTGGGCGGCCCAATTGGCTGATGCGTTGATCTATTTACATGGGCAAGAACCCTCCATTGTGCATCGGGATATTAAGCCGAGCAACCTTAAACTCACCCCCGCGGGGGTGGTTAAATTAGTTGATTTTGGCTTGGTGAAAATTCTTGCCAGCGATGAAATCACGATAACTGTTGTACAAGGGCGTGGCACCGCCGCATACACGCCGCTGGAGCAATATGGCGGCGATGCCGGTCATACCGATGTGCGTAGCGATGTTTTCTCGTTTGGAGCCACGCTCTATCACATGCTCACAAATCAATCTCCGCGGGAAGCGCGTGATCGCTTCTTGCAGCCGGGGCTTCTTGTCCTGCCGCGGGATATCAACACATCCCTAAGCCCGCGCACAGAGCGCGCGATCCTGTGGGCGATGAGTTTGCACCCGGAAGAACGACCGCAAAGTATGGAAACATTTCGGCAAGCATTGTTGGGAGATTGGAACCCGGTCAACCAGCCAAAGTCGCTTATGCCTGCCCCCACTCTGATCGATTTACTCGCATCGCCGTTTGAACGCCGCCTGATCTGGATTTCATTAGGGCTGCTATTTGTCAGTTTGATCGCCACCCTTTGGCAGTAG
- a CDS encoding glycerophosphodiester phosphodiesterase, translating into MFEKLPTPTIFAHRGASAHAPENTLAAFELAVRQFADAIELDAKLSADGEVIVFHDQTLERTTDGSGWIHEHSLAALKELDAGCSFDVTFCEERIPTLAEVFESVGQKTYINIELTNYRSPRDTLPEKVVALIEQYGLTERVFFSSFNPIALRQAHKLLPQVPLGLLALSGIGGAWARSALGRSIPYRALHPALSDVTPRLIHKQHQHGCRVHAYTVNHPEDMARLFAWQIDGIFTDDPLLARGILEKLPNPEAAA; encoded by the coding sequence ATGTTTGAAAAACTTCCTACTCCCACTATTTTTGCTCACCGCGGCGCCAGCGCGCACGCTCCTGAAAACACCCTGGCAGCCTTTGAATTGGCCGTGCGCCAGTTTGCCGACGCAATTGAACTGGATGCCAAACTATCCGCAGATGGCGAAGTGATTGTCTTCCACGACCAAACCCTGGAACGCACAACCGATGGCAGCGGCTGGATACACGAACACTCTTTGGCGGCGCTGAAAGAGCTGGATGCGGGTTGTAGTTTCGATGTCACCTTTTGCGAAGAAAGAATCCCCACATTGGCCGAAGTTTTTGAAAGCGTCGGGCAAAAAACCTATATTAATATCGAACTCACCAATTACCGCAGCCCGCGCGACACACTCCCCGAAAAAGTGGTTGCTCTGATTGAGCAATACGGCCTAACGGAACGGGTTTTCTTTTCTTCTTTCAACCCGATTGCGCTGCGCCAGGCGCACAAGTTGCTGCCGCAGGTTCCCCTGGGGTTGCTGGCGCTCTCGGGGATTGGGGGCGCGTGGGCGCGCTCGGCCCTCGGGCGTAGTATCCCCTACAGGGCGCTGCACCCAGCCCTGAGCGATGTCACGCCGCGCCTGATTCACAAACAGCACCAGCACGGATGCAGAGTCCACGCCTATACGGTTAATCATCCGGAAGATATGGCTCGACTCTTCGCCTGGCAGATTGACGGGATCTTCACCGATGACCCGTTGCTGGCGCGTGGCATTCTCGAAAAATTGCCAAACCCCGAGGCAGCGGCCTGA
- a CDS encoding AAA family ATPase yields MTALSSSKGGLNPPTGKGPFIPAPITKVEDTGLSQLWLQDLVLKVLYFQGYLTGFQVAETVALPFAGVTDQILNALKREKFVEVKSSQMGLGEGSYQYAITGAGIDRAREALERSQYAGPAPVPLEVYNRSIRNQQRGRLRVTSRVLRQALAHLVLNETTFQRIGPAVNSGSSIFLYGPPGNGKTSVARSVGQMILSTTMYIPYAIYVDGQVVKLYDNVNHKRAPEKDTTARGTGSLRAGARRDTRWVLIQRPFIMTGGELTMDGLDLVFDDVNKFYEAPFQVKANGGILLIDDFGRQLVRPRDLLNRWIVPLENRIDYLTLHTGRKVEVPFDVLIVFSTNLPPKDLVDEAFLRRLRHKIEVGDPTYEEYREIFQRMAKAKGVGYRDQGLAYLLQEWYIKHNRKLRASHPRDLCDQILDISNFMSFEPTMTRDLIDRAALAYFVDL; encoded by the coding sequence ATGACCGCGCTGAGTTCATCAAAGGGAGGTTTAAATCCTCCAACCGGCAAAGGGCCGTTTATACCCGCGCCGATCACAAAGGTAGAAGATACCGGGTTATCGCAGTTATGGTTGCAAGACCTGGTGCTCAAGGTTTTGTATTTTCAGGGCTATCTAACCGGTTTTCAGGTGGCCGAAACAGTGGCTTTGCCCTTTGCTGGAGTCACCGATCAAATTCTAAATGCACTAAAAAGAGAGAAATTTGTTGAGGTAAAGTCTTCCCAAATGGGGTTGGGTGAGGGGTCCTATCAATACGCTATCACTGGGGCCGGAATCGACCGGGCCCGCGAAGCACTAGAACGCAGCCAATATGCCGGGCCAGCGCCGGTTCCACTGGAAGTCTACAACCGCTCGATTCGCAATCAGCAGCGCGGGCGGCTGCGCGTCACTAGCCGGGTTCTGCGCCAGGCGCTCGCTCATCTGGTACTCAACGAAACAACATTCCAGCGCATCGGCCCTGCGGTCAATTCAGGCTCTTCAATTTTCCTGTATGGTCCGCCCGGGAACGGAAAAACCAGCGTAGCGCGCTCCGTTGGGCAAATGATCCTCAGTACTACTATGTATATCCCCTATGCGATTTATGTCGATGGTCAGGTGGTCAAACTTTACGATAATGTAAACCACAAACGCGCCCCGGAGAAAGACACCACGGCACGCGGCACCGGATCGCTACGCGCGGGTGCGCGGCGCGACACCCGCTGGGTGCTGATTCAGCGCCCCTTTATTATGACCGGCGGCGAGTTGACCATGGATGGATTGGACCTGGTATTCGATGACGTTAATAAATTCTATGAAGCGCCCTTCCAGGTGAAGGCCAACGGCGGCATTTTGCTGATAGATGACTTCGGACGCCAGCTTGTGCGCCCGCGCGATCTGCTCAACCGCTGGATTGTTCCGCTGGAAAACCGCATCGACTATCTGACCCTGCACACCGGGCGCAAGGTTGAAGTTCCTTTTGACGTGCTGATTGTGTTCTCCACCAACCTGCCCCCGAAAGACCTGGTGGATGAAGCTTTTCTACGGCGGTTGCGGCATAAAATTGAAGTCGGCGACCCCACCTATGAGGAGTATCGCGAAATTTTCCAGCGGATGGCGAAAGCCAAGGGGGTTGGCTATCGCGATCAGGGATTGGCGTATTTATTGCAGGAATGGTATATCAAACACAATCGCAAACTGCGTGCATCACACCCGCGCGATTTATGCGATCAAATCCTAGATATTAGCAATTTTATGTCATTTGAGCCAACTATGACCCGTGACCTGATTGATCGCGCCGCTCTGGCCTATTTTGTGGATTTGTAA
- a CDS encoding glycosyltransferase family 2 protein: MTLTVLIPIYNEENTIREILKRVYATQLADEIILVDDGSVDGTRAILQELDGKDGVRVILHEHNQGKGAAVRTGIKAATGDILLIQDADLEYDPRDYPKLLQPIEEGLAEVVYGSRFLGAPHRVAMFWHMLANKLLTLMTNILYDTILTDMETGYKVFKREVIADIPLHAKRFEFEPEFTAKILKRGVRIFEVPISFNPRDYDEGKKIGISDAFEAVWALLKYRFID, translated from the coding sequence ATGACCCTCACCGTATTGATCCCAATCTATAACGAAGAAAACACCATTCGCGAGATTTTGAAGCGCGTCTATGCAACCCAATTGGCTGATGAAATCATTCTGGTCGATGATGGATCCGTCGATGGCACGCGGGCGATTCTACAAGAATTGGATGGTAAGGATGGTGTCCGGGTGATCCTGCATGAGCATAATCAGGGCAAAGGCGCGGCTGTTCGCACGGGTATCAAAGCTGCTACCGGTGATATTCTGCTCATTCAAGATGCTGACCTGGAGTACGATCCCCGCGATTATCCCAAGCTATTGCAGCCGATTGAAGAAGGCCTGGCCGAAGTCGTCTATGGTTCCCGCTTCTTGGGCGCACCGCACCGCGTGGCAATGTTCTGGCATATGCTTGCAAACAAGCTGCTCACGCTGATGACAAATATTCTCTATGACACGATTCTGACCGACATGGAAACCGGCTATAAGGTTTTTAAACGTGAAGTGATTGCCGATATTCCCTTGCACGCCAAACGCTTTGAATTTGAGCCTGAATTTACGGCAAAGATTCTAAAACGCGGCGTGCGCATTTTCGAAGTGCCGATCTCGTTCAACCCCCGCGATTATGATGAAGGCAAGAAAATCGGGATTAGCGATGCTTTTGAAGCTGTTTGGGCCTTGCTCAAATACCGCTTCATTGACTGA
- the recJ gene encoding single-stranded-DNA-specific exonuclease RecJ — protein MNPTPKNWQLAHRLTPEADQALHGYPPLMRQILFNRGYSTHEQARNFLEAKSGFDTNPFQLPDMQAAVERILFAIEKQQKIAIYGDYDVDGVTATALLVQVFNSLQADVVGYIPHRFEEGYGLNTAALSQLKEEGVDLVITVDCGIRSLEEARHARDIGLDLIISDHHNPGEELPEAIAVIDPKRVDSDYPEKNLAGVGVAYKLAAALASKIEFSAHAQAEDYLDLVALGTVADLVPLIGENRTLVRDGLSQLRQTRRQGIRSLMGIASIQPEKMTATDIGFGLGPRLNAAGRLDTATDALHLLTTQDLLKAGEMAQQLEIQNRKRQSITREIQAQAETLALEEDPDAFLLFAAHPDFNAGVVGLAASRLTDQYYRPAVVGHTDGDYTRASCRSISEFHITEALDQCADLLEKYGGHAAAAGFTVHNKNLTELVARLKSLAAEQLSELDLRPTLTADLELPLSALKPEVLEYLDWLQPTGYGNPQVAFISRRLQVTNSRRVGKDQSHLKLSVTDGQLTFDAIAFRLGDWHDDMPPRIDLLYRFEVNEFRGRKTLQLNVRDIRPSQ, from the coding sequence ATGAATCCAACTCCCAAGAACTGGCAACTCGCCCACCGTCTCACACCCGAGGCCGATCAAGCCCTGCACGGCTATCCGCCGCTGATGCGACAAATTCTTTTTAATCGCGGCTACTCAACACATGAACAGGCGCGCAATTTTCTAGAAGCGAAATCCGGCTTCGACACCAATCCCTTCCAGCTGCCCGATATGCAGGCCGCAGTCGAGCGCATTCTTTTCGCCATCGAAAAGCAGCAAAAAATCGCCATTTATGGCGATTACGATGTGGACGGCGTCACCGCAACCGCGCTGCTGGTGCAGGTTTTCAACTCGCTCCAGGCAGATGTGGTGGGGTATATTCCTCATCGTTTTGAGGAAGGCTATGGACTCAATACAGCCGCCCTGAGCCAACTGAAAGAAGAAGGGGTAGACCTGGTGATCACCGTTGATTGCGGGATTCGCTCGTTGGAAGAAGCGCGTCACGCGCGTGACATCGGGTTGGATCTGATAATTAGCGATCACCACAACCCTGGGGAAGAACTGCCCGAGGCGATCGCTGTGATAGACCCCAAACGCGTCGACAGCGATTATCCCGAGAAAAATCTCGCCGGGGTAGGGGTAGCCTACAAATTAGCCGCGGCGCTTGCCAGTAAAATTGAATTTTCGGCCCACGCCCAGGCCGAAGATTATCTCGATTTGGTAGCCCTAGGCACTGTGGCCGATCTCGTCCCCCTGATTGGCGAAAACCGCACGCTGGTGCGCGATGGTCTGTCGCAATTACGCCAGACACGCCGCCAGGGCATTCGCTCGCTGATGGGAATCGCCAGTATCCAGCCCGAGAAAATGACGGCCACAGATATTGGTTTTGGCCTGGGGCCGCGGCTGAATGCCGCCGGGCGGCTGGATACGGCCACAGACGCGCTGCACCTGCTGACTACTCAGGACTTACTTAAAGCTGGAGAAATGGCCCAGCAACTTGAAATCCAAAATCGCAAACGCCAAAGCATCACCCGCGAGATTCAAGCGCAGGCCGAAACCCTTGCCCTGGAAGAAGACCCGGACGCGTTCCTGCTCTTCGCCGCGCATCCGGATTTCAACGCCGGTGTAGTTGGGCTGGCAGCTTCACGGCTCACCGATCAGTATTATCGTCCGGCGGTTGTGGGCCATACCGATGGCGACTATACCCGCGCTTCGTGCCGCAGCATCAGCGAGTTTCACATCACCGAGGCATTAGATCAGTGTGCTGACTTGTTGGAAAAATATGGCGGCCACGCCGCAGCGGCAGGCTTCACTGTCCATAACAAGAACCTCACCGAGCTGGTCGCGCGGCTGAAATCCCTGGCCGCAGAACAACTCTCCGAGTTAGATTTACGGCCCACTCTCACGGCCGATCTGGAACTCCCCCTCTCAGCGCTCAAGCCCGAAGTGCTCGAATATCTCGATTGGCTGCAACCCACCGGATACGGCAATCCGCAGGTTGCGTTTATCAGCCGCAGGCTCCAGGTAACAAATAGCCGCCGGGTAGGCAAAGATCAGAGTCATCTGAAATTATCTGTCACAGATGGGCAGCTAACTTTCGACGCGATTGCATTCCGCCTGGGTGATTGGCACGATGACATGCCGCCGCGCATCGATTTGCTGTATCGTTTTGAAGTTAATGAATTTCGGGGGCGAAAAACCTTGCAACTCAACGTGAGGGATATTCGTCCATCACAATAA
- a CDS encoding ROK family protein → MTVFIAIDLGGTQMRVAAFGGKGFTPIHVERIPSQSPGASPQERLIQLIAKVAPKGEQISAIGVAAPGPINPQEGIILTAPNIPGLMNFPLVADLQNKLGVPVFLDNDANLAALGEWQAGAGQGHNHLVYLTVSTGIGGGIISAGHRLHGAQGFATELGHITVLPDGPLCGCGHRGHLEAISSGTSIARWVKHELEQGATSSLIGKSEISAKTVAEAARQGDPLAQAAYARAGYYLGQALADFLHIFNPSIVIFGGGVSRSGELLLNPVRESLHQHILSEQYIKNLTITTAALGDDAGIIGALLLARQSIQV, encoded by the coding sequence ATGACTGTTTTCATTGCTATTGATCTTGGCGGCACTCAAATGAGGGTTGCTGCCTTCGGGGGAAAAGGCTTCACACCCATCCACGTTGAACGAATTCCATCACAAAGCCCCGGCGCTTCACCTCAGGAACGTCTCATCCAACTCATCGCAAAAGTAGCGCCCAAAGGCGAGCAAATTTCTGCCATCGGCGTAGCCGCGCCCGGCCCTATTAACCCGCAAGAAGGGATTATTCTGACCGCGCCTAATATTCCTGGCCTGATGAATTTTCCCCTGGTCGCTGATTTACAAAATAAATTAGGCGTGCCGGTTTTTCTGGATAACGATGCCAACCTGGCTGCGTTGGGTGAATGGCAAGCTGGCGCGGGCCAGGGGCACAATCATCTGGTCTATTTGACAGTCAGCACTGGTATCGGCGGCGGTATTATCAGCGCCGGGCATCGCTTGCATGGCGCGCAAGGCTTTGCCACCGAATTGGGGCATATCACCGTTTTGCCCGATGGCCCGCTCTGCGGATGCGGTCATCGCGGCCACCTGGAAGCGATCTCATCCGGCACATCCATTGCCCGCTGGGTAAAACACGAACTTGAGCAAGGCGCAACTTCTTCGCTAATCGGCAAAAGCGAGATTTCTGCCAAAACAGTTGCCGAAGCAGCCCGTCAGGGCGACCCGTTGGCGCAAGCGGCCTACGCTCGCGCCGGTTATTATCTGGGGCAGGCGCTGGCTGATTTTTTGCACATTTTCAATCCCAGCATCGTCATTTTTGGCGGCGGGGTCTCACGCAGCGGGGAGCTTTTGCTAAACCCGGTGCGCGAATCGCTTCACCAGCATATACTATCTGAACAGTATATTAAAAATCTCACGATCACAACCGCTGCCCTCGGCGACGATGCTGGCATCATCGGCGCGTTGCTACTGGCACGCCAATCGATACAAGTATGA